gccccatgcacagggcttggcatgaccagccgattggtcgaaccgggcctattcgaccacccgtctaggcgaagtcagggccgaagtggtgtattgagcaacaggaacaccgttgcaagctcctattgctctcaaccaccaggatcccctcctccgccgacacagggctgcaaccgacggcaaacgggttggtggaccaaatatcctcccgggtccactacggggatgtcggcgagctcttggcgttacccagcacccaccacgaggaggtggctcgccacgggtgccggagACTCTAAATAGCCTAATAGCCTCAAAACGTCTTCTCAAAAGGGATTTCACTGAATAGGAATTTCACTTCCAGACTCAATATTTACTGTCAAATAATGCCAGCATCTCTAATATTATGCATAACAAAACCATTCCCTATTATAGTTGTCATTTGATTTGCAGTTACACAAATTCGTCTCAAATACATGTGATGACTCAAGAAGGAAATTTGTTCCCGTGAGATTCAAACAGCAGCAATCTTGAATTCAAAAGCCCAAGTAAGTCAATGAGAAGCTAATTGGTGTTGGTAACTGATCCAATTAACAAACACACCTTTCCACCATTAATGGAGAGTTAAAAAGGCAGATTAGTGTTTTTCCCATCCACTACAGGAATGCAACTCTTGACTGCTACATACACAATCATTTTTTCTACCCTCACAGTTATACCTATGTCTAAAATACATCGATAAGACAAATCTATTACTTGGCCCCAAGCAGTTCCACTCATTTGACTGTACTGACTTTAGGGCATGACAAGGAAATGAGTGTGCACCTGGATGACATAACTAAACTGAAATGATACTGATAATTTGAACTATCACTTACGTCCACTTTGAACTTGAAGTAATTCATTCTTGTTCATGATCAACCTGTTCTTTTGCTGCGTAATCTGAGAGATCTGCTGGTTTTGCAAATTAAGTCTAAGTCTGAGCTGACTGATTTCTTCATCTTTGCTGGATAGCTCCTCCAGCTGCTGGTCCTTGTGATGTATCTGCTGGTCCTTGTGATGTATCTGCTGGTCCTTGTGATGTATCTGCTGGTCCTTGTGATGTATCTGCTGGTCCTTGTGATGTATCTGCTGCCTGTGTTCATGTATCTGCTGCCTGTGTTCATGTATCTGCTGCCTGTGTTCATGTATCTGCTGCCTGTGTTCATGTATCTGCTGCCTGTGTTCATGTATCTGCTGCCTGTGTTCATGTATCTGCTGGTCCTTGATCCCCAGTGTCACCCCCTGACTGTGGATGTTGCTTCTCATCTCCCTCATCAGCTGGAACTCCTTCCTTGTGGTCAACATCCAGCCCACCAGCAGGTCATAGTTAGGGTAGCTGTCTGTAATGTAGGAACATCAGACTTAGTCTACACATACATAACCATCCACACTATCCACATTATCTCCAGCATAACAGGATAAAAATTCAAATCAGATCAGTTAAATGTAGTGCAGTGGTTATATGTATGGCATTCTGCATCATCACGACCCTAAATACATGCTTCATTATTACATTTGTAAAAGCAACAATGAGGCAGGGAGAATAATCGTGAAGTCAGGTGTTTAGGTgacaaattcatattttagaTATTAAAGCAGGAACTCCATACTTCTTGTTCAAcaatcaacaaaatatatttttggacACCATTATACAAGCATTTTACTTCTACTTCAGACATGTTCAGACAAATGTAAAACCTAATATACTAGCTCAACACTTGTAACCTATGAATAAAAAAGATAAGTTTTCTGCCATTTCCTTTTCACAACTTCAGATTATCAATATCAACATGTTAATCTCTGGATTGGTTACATTTTCTGCCGAGTTATCCAACATGTATTTGAATGTTCTGTTGCTGTTTCCAGTCACAcagagcaatattccacctacaaCGGCAGTCTGTGGTAAACCATAActggatcagaaaatccagtgactgatgtgAGGAACTGTCAAGCCTACTGAGGTATATCAATCCAGTTGGATCAAATGGCCACCACAGGTTACTCATTCAATTTCCAAAGAGGAATCCCCGTGGCTGTCTGCACACATACTTTATGACTGCATTATCTCAAAATATGACAAGCAATGGGTCCAATTTACTTACTTCAGAAACctttggccaaaaatgtggtaCAGTACGAATTAGTTATTGGCTTAAGGTTTCTGACAATGCATGGAGTGAGACAGTGAGTAAGCATGATTTTTTTGTAACTGTgggggggggacaccagaaaggggcttcacacattgtatacaagtggggattcaaacctgggtcttcaatgATGAATGAATACCTTAAACACTGGCTACCCAACTGCCAAAACAAGTCATGAAAGTACTTGTACATGATAAACACTATGGATATAAGATATGTATCATAACAGTAGAACTCACTGAAAATAGCATAAAATTCACAGATAGCTTCACGAATAACTTGTAGTTCTACTTGAAAGCCAAACTGACTTGATAGCGCTGCCTGACAGTTGGTGAGTATTGATGGGTCGACTGTCGGCTTGAAGGGGAAAGGCAGCTTCACTGGAGACTCGTTGCTTACTGGGCCTTCTGAAACACGAAGTTACAGTGACAATATTGCAGATATCAGTACCGAACACATTAAAAGCTTAATCTTTATTCACAGTGTCCATAACTGTTCTGTAACCTCACTTGAGAGTATCAGAGGCACCACAATTCATATTAATGTCATACACAAGCAATAAAGTCAACTTAGTCAAACAATGTGATAATTTTAAAAAGGTAAGAAAGTAATTCCTAAAGAAAATCAAACGATGTAGCCTAAGTAAACGATGTACTTAGGCTAGTTTAATATCAAATTCACAACATAAGTCACATCATGGGCAGGAAAACGACTTATACAAATACCATGGCTTACTAAATTTACAGGTTTTATGTTAAATACACAATGATGAACTTTCAGGGTCATCTCGTTCAAGCATCCAGGTTATGGAAACAAAAAATTAATAACATGCCTATCGCTaagagtaagattctttatggataacaacttcattattacatatgatgtgacttttcggtatggatccttataccgttgtcaagcatgaGTGAGGCAATACAGCACAGAACAGGCTTATATACATGAACAGGGATAAAGCATGTGGTATGAATCAGaggggattaacaacaacaatggatGGAGGTAATGATCTGACAATAAGAGGAGGTCAATGGTAGCTGTAGCCGaaacaaagtatacatggctgatagGGTAATTAGTAATGATGGCTCGTGATTTCTAATCTGTTTTCATcagttcattgtatgcagttgggatgagatatccatgatctgtagaTTGGGGGCTTGTGTCACTGGATTTGAACTGCTGCCACTTTCTAGGTGAAGTCCTGGTGGTTTTTGGATATCATCTCTACATTGTCCCAAAATTATGATGTCATGATGTGGTCAGATAATGCTGATTTTCGATCTGATATCGTTGTAGATGATAAGTGTTCTTTGATTCTGAACGCTCCAGACTTCCATAACATGGTCAACAAGATCCTCCATGACAGCTCCACCTACCACAAGATCAAGAAAGTCCCCATCGCTAAACTCAACTGCCAACATAAAGCCAGCCTCAATCAACTGGAAGATAAGTATGAAATTAGCCAGCAGCTATACTACAAGCAAACCACATCCCACCCACAGCCACCATATGCCAGGGCCACCATAAAAATCCACAGAACTCCCAAGGCCAGACTGCTTGTGTGCTCCAGAGACACTGTTCTGTTCAGAAATCCCTGGCCCACTCAGAAAAACAGTGGACTCCTTTATCTCTGACTCCAGTGACTTAGTACTAAACTCCTGAATATAACCGAAGCTGATCAAATCCTGTTATGATGTGGACCTCTTCACAAGTGTCCACATAGATGAAACTCTACAAATCTTCTGGGGATGCATCTCTGAATTGGAAACACCCCTTGACACCAACCTCACCATTGACTATCCCCTCGATGTCTGCCTGCATCACTTCGACATACTTCACCTTGGGAGACAACTACTATGAACAAACCCACGACCTGCCCATGGGCTCTCCTCTGACCCCATCACTCACAGAAATCTACATGACCTTTGAAAAGCAACCTCTCAGCACCTCAACCATCAAATCTACATGCTGGTACAGAAAGGATGACAAATGTGTCATTCTATGTCAAGACCAAGACCCATCTACAACAAAATCAGATCGAAAATCAGCAATATCCGACCACATCAAATGATCCAATCACAACAATTTGGAAAACTGGCAGAGTTAGTTCAAACCCGGAGACACAAAGCCTCAATCAACAGATCAGGGATATCTCACCCCAAATGCATacaatgaactgataaaaacaGATTGGAGCTCCCCAGCCTTCATTACTAATTACCCTATCAGCCGTATATACTTTGTTTCAGCTACAGTTACCattggcttcctcttattgtAACATTACCACCATCCATTGTTAATCCCTTTGATTCATACCTTCAAGTTGTTATTGCTTAATCCCTGTTCATGTATATAGGTCTGTATTACCTCActcctgcttgacaatggtataaggGTCCATACCAAAAATCATGCTTATCGCTCTCCATTTACAGACACTGTACACTAATATTAAGAGTAAATAACAATGTACAGTCAAACACTGTCTTGTTGAGACATGAAAATACTTCGAGCTATCAGACTACTGCAAAATGATTAAAGAAGGCATTCAAACCTTTAACtttaaaagaaacacaaatttgACAGTAGTGTTCGACTGCTGGTTTCAAAATTATAACTGTGAGAAAGAAATCTCTTACCTTCAGTTGGCATTTCACAGGATGTCATCTCCTATTGAAGAAAAGTTCAAAGTCGTCGTTACAACCAGATTAACTGGAATACTTTAACAGATACTTGAGACACAAACATTCACTACGTGTAGTGCTGATAATCTATCAATTCTAATTGTCGGATATGTATCAGATTTAATGTTTCTGTTTACACATGGCATGCTGGTCAACTAGTACTTGAACAAAAAAACTGTATTGGGAGCAGGTtgaaaaaaccaaaaacaaactcTTAAAATTTTTCAATTGGAAAATCAGCAGACCTGTAAACTAAGTATAAATGAAAGTATTGTATGATTACATATGTTATAGTCTACAAAACAACCCAACAACCCTGTATTGTTGATGCACACATATCATGCTCTGTGCTTTTCCAAacttatctcccttgcctgacaTGAACAAAGTAGGCCTTGCTGAAGCATAAATCATCTTCTGTTCAGACAGAGCGTCTCCAGTGATGTCATGGTTATGTTCATTCTCAACATTTGATTAAGCATGAACTGGATAATGAAAATTATTTGAAAACTTTATATAATATTGTATTAATACATGATCACATACTTTCATTTCTGGAATTTGGAATTTGTTCCGGTGTCTATGAGCACTGTGTCCTCTGTCCTCACACATAAAACTGCATCTATCAGGCTCATTTGCACTTGCTGACCAAAGGTTGTAAGACTCTAAGGTTGTGTTGCAAGGTGACTCTTCAGAGTGTTCAACGATGTATTTGTTTAGAGGGCCCTCACTTATTTGAAACctaccagaatttgtacttttctaagaaagtaaatatgttatgttttggGATTGCACTAAGTCCAGAATACCTGTGTCTCCATGGCGAGCTGCTTGATGTCATGATACTGAGGCAGTTGCTGCAGGTAGAGACAGCTGGGGGAGTGTTTGGCATGTTGGACCAGAGCATCAGCATCTGTCTGCCACTTGCTGACACTGCAGCCACAGGTGAAACAGGTCACTTTGTCAAAGGTACCTGCAACAATCAACACAATAATATGCATTTGCACCGCAAATGTTGAGGGGAAAGTAATGATAAATATTATCAATAACATTAAATCACATGCATTAGCCTATTTAACAGAAGCTTCTCAAAACCACCAAAATTGTATTTCCAAATGATAACCAGAACCAAACACTGATGAATCCTGATATATAGACCATGGTAAATTTTGGATCTCTAAATCCTTGAAACAAAAGTAAAAAGTCATGTCATGTTTAAGAAtctttatgaaaatgaaaagtaTTTTATTATAATACTGCTTGAATGTATATTCATTGCTATTTTTTTTATTACCTTGATTATGTTCATCTTAATACAATATAACTGAAAaggcatgcatacacacatacagttaACATGTATAGCCCTATAAAATATCAAGAATATTGCAGTAATAAGGGTTAATGCTGGGGAATGATGTCCCAACGATTGACTACTTTAACACTGAATATGTTAACACTAAACATCCCCACTGTTTAAATGACCATGATGATAAAATATTACACCGATAGAATCATATAAATGCCCTTATAACAAAGTCCAAGTTCTTCTTAATTATAATTatagcatgataaatatgtcaGTGTAGATGTGGTATGAAAATATGATAGAAAAATGGCAAAGTGGTAAATTAAGATGGTAAACCTGAGTAATAGAAACCAGCTTCGGTAAGCTGCTGTGCTGTTGGCTTCATCTGTGGAGGCCAATCCTTGAATGTTTCCTTCCGAACAGTGAAATCTTCAAAAAAGGGATTGTGAAACATGTGTGGCACACTTGAACTTGTAGTGTTATCTCCATCACTATCACTGGATATGATACTGTCACTATGCTCACTGTCTCTGTTCATCGACTCTTCCAGTCCACATGACACATTGCTTACATCAAACCCTCTAAAGAAGGGGCAATTTGGGTTCAGTGCTCTATGTATATCGTTCACAGGGGTAGTACACTCAGTAGGACAGGTGGTTTGCTCACCACAGAATACACATCCAATTTTATCATCTGTCAACATGACAAAACCACTCGACGCAAGTTCCTTTGCTTTGAGACATGGTTTAGCTGCAAATGTGGCATATCGCTTGCATTCGAAAAGCATGCTGTTGCTACCAAATTTGGGGATGAATGGCAGCTTGATCATTGACTGAACCTGTGCATTTGTCAAACTATTGTCGTTCGTGCGTACATTATCATCCTCTGGAAACAGCTGACGCCTTACGATTGTAGATTCAGCAGAAGTGAGGAACAATTCCGGTGACAGTGGGGGCAGAGATCTTGTAGAGTAGGGACTAGACACATCTGTTTCAGCACTCGTATCATCGACACTTTGACAGCTGAGGAAGGGACATTCTGGACTGCGACACAAGTGTACAGCGAACGGGGACTCGCCATAATATGCACTCCAGTTCTCCATGACAAGAccacatgaaaagcatcttacTTCGTCCCCATCCGAGCTGGCATCCCGGTAGAATCCTGCTTTTGAAAGCATCAAAGACGATGGAATTGGTGCAAAATTGGAGATTCCCTCAATTGAGGTCACCGGTTTTAGGGGGTTTTGACCAAATGATGCGACCCTAAACATCTCGAACGACATGTCAGTGCCTGAAGAAGACTCCATTGCGATATACTCCACCGATGATAACGACGTATAATCCAGTATTttgcaaatgtaaacaaaagtaACGATGTACCCTCAGTTGTCAAACAATGCGGGAAAACACCATTTTGTGTTGTGGATATGACGTCAGGAACATCAGGGGAGATAATATTTTGTTTCTACTTGAATGTGTACCACTAAACCACTTTCCACAAATGTATCACATTTTGATGTTATTTGGAAACCTTAGTAGCTGAACAAACTAACTAATGGCCCATGTTCTTAGTCCGTAAGGCaaccattttttttaaacaacaacCCATTCATGAGTTGGAAATTTGATAGCTGTTATGCAAACAACATTTCAGATATGCCATATTTATATAATGACCGTTCAATACCTAATGACGGAGGGTGTCATTTTATGGAAAGTAATTATCACCCCATAGCCATAGGTTATGAATAGTCCCTAATGTAGATTTCAGGTAAATAGATGTATAGACATAAGCATATCACATCAACGCATTCTGAACTGATGTGCAAAAGTCGTTCGACGGCTAAAACAGACAGAAAAAAGCTTCCGAGATCATCCGTACCTTTGTAAAACAACATGTCACAGCTAATGGCGCCGATAAGCATAACTTCGACTCGCTGTTCGGTGTGAATCAGTTTATTTCAACATATCGCGGGACGAATACCCAGTATACGAGACGAAATTACCCCTATTATAGACACCTGCTCGATGTGAGGAACACGTGACTGGCATGAAATACAGTGAATCCATCAGTAGCACACGCGAGTGAATATCTGTCTCAACACTCACCACTACAGCTCGCACAACATACACGCTCGACACCCATGCAATGCACATTAAATGGGAACATAGACAATAACAAATCCTATTAAAGGCTTAAACAGCATAACCTGGATTAGCACATATTTTAATAGACGTTTTTAGTCAAGAACTTTATTTTACATGTACTGCTGAGATAGAACACCCTAAAATGTTGGAAACCACTTTACAACCAAGCATAACTGACCTGGTGACTTCTCCGGCCCAACCTCACATTGTCAGCTCTCAGAATCCAATGCCAGCCACAAGACACGAGGTATGATCACGTTGAAGCAGATGatacaatcaaccaatcaaaatccTCCGTGTTATAACAACGATTTCCATAAACATGGAATGCACGTGAAATGCGTATTCATTAACCTGGCCCACACAGAACAAGCACAAATACTGTTGGCCACAAAACTGAATAACATCAAGAAATGTTTTGTATGATTTTTATTGACATTTAAaaaaccaaaatataaaatacaacgTGAAACATCACTGCTACACTTACACAGTGGGTTATTCGCCTGAACTTTTATCTTCAGCATATTTTAACAAGTTTCAGACACTCTTCGCAGATGTAGGCCCGCGTTACGTGAACATTGCACCCTTCTGACAATAGCGGTGACTGACAAACATCTGTCTTAGCTCTTTCTGACAAGAATCCCACGctgatccatccatccatcctgagtgagtagggttttgcgccgcttttaacaatattcaagcaatatcgccgcgaggaacaccagaaatgggcttcatgtctaatattcattgtactcgtgtcgggaatcgaacccgtgtcttcggcgagacggacaaacgctttaaccactaggcaacctcCGTGCCCCGATCCTTTCTTGATCTTCACGCACTGAGGTGTTGTGAGAAACATTTTCATCTCTGAGAAgagaaagaagaagaagatattTGACTCATTTAAGTCGCACACCACAGCTTGTCCCGCTTGActtgagctactctacatatgcattcCCCGGAAGGTCAGTTGGCACAAGTGGCATGTGGAGTTCACTTCATTAAAAAggcgaccttgtctcggctgttaCGAATGCCATTCAAACAAACGTTCCGACATGTTGACGATCAACTGACAAcggtgcaccccttcacaatcaTAAACTCAACCAGCTGTGACACGGTCACACTATggattagtattcacttgatcaggtcaagctgagcAAGCTGCACACAAGGTTCAGTATAGATACACATAGCCTAACATCATCTGTATCCAAACACACATCCATCAGCATGAACGTCCAACCACTCTAGCACCCGTAAATGCCACTCCTACTTTTGAACTATCAAAGTATGGATCGTATTTAGTTTTTACTTTACTGAATTTCTTTTCCTGGTCAGTTATTACGACTGGTTCGAATTGGATTCGGCGCTATTTTGGCTGCGCTGCGCGTATCCCAGTGGAGGTTCTAAGAAGGAGAAGCCTGTTCTCTAataaaaaggaaaacagatacacacacaaataaataaataaataaataaataaataaataaataaataaaagagaagcaacaacaaaaaatagaaaaaaaagaagaaaagacaccccaaaaaaacaaacaaaaaacccaataaaaaccaacgacaacaacaaccacaacaaaacaacaaaaaaacaaacaatgacaaTAGCGAAACCGTACTGACACAGGTTTATTGTTGTTATAATGCATACTAGATTTATAATGTGAAGTGTCGATCGGTGAAATGATATATGATTATTCACCTACATAGGCATTCTcctcccacatgtacagtgGTTACTTGATACATCTTcctacgtaggaagatatgacaagtaacctctgtgggaagagaatgctacATAGGATGACTTCGGAGAATTTAatgtctagattttcgaagctctcttagcgctatgagAGTCCTAAgagccatacattaacattaacttacgactatcttagcgctaagacactttcgaaaatctaggccctggtttaCAAGTAAATAGGCGATAACACACTCAGTTGATAAAAACGAAACATTCTGAGACAAATTATCCCTAAACGTGATGATTCACCATTTAATTTGACTGTTCTTCTAAACATGTGCCATACGCTGGTATAAGGTTTACCGTGTTCATGGTCTAGCAAGCGAAGACGGAAACTAGGaattgggggtggggggatgggGAGAGAGTATAACAACGAACAGCACAAGTAATAAAACCAATACAGAATTGATTTGTTAGCTGATTGGATGTCAGCTGAATAGTTGATAAACAGAGTCTGTTACCTGATTACCCTTTCGCATGCTGATGGTAGGTAATTATACATAAAGGGAAACGTTTTGAAAAGCATAATCCGATCAGATATGAGAATTCAAGAGCTCTGGTTGTCAACAAGTTCCTTCCCGGCTGGTCCGGATCCCAGTTTGTCCAGTCGCTAACGCTGTTCAGTGATTGCGGGGCGTAATTTCAATGTCGCCGGCTAGTCGCCTTTGAGATGGAGGTGTGTTCTAAGACTCTAATTAGTTCCTGTAAGCCCCGACAGGTTCACCTTCACGTGATAGGAGTTACATGAGTTCGTCAAatatgttatccataaagttttaaTCTTTGTTATTATCGTCATGCTTAGCTGTAGGTGTCCGTCAGGTGTGAATAGCGGACTAAGTAAGTGGTTGTGATTGTTAAGGGTCACTGAAGCAGTCGGTGTTAACAAACTCATTAGTTACTGATTAGTGTATGAGATTAGTGCTTGGATCCAGGCGCCGCAATTCGCTgttcagagttgcctcccttggagATCTCAGTAACCTGTTTCTGTTTTTTCACTCTCCCACCCATTCAGCTGACAGAACATTGCCATGTTCATTTTCTACCCTATACTCATATATACAGatgataaaaaaagaaacgACTTTCATATATGGTGAAAAGATATGCATTAAGTTAAGAAGATCAGATCTGAATGAATTCGCAGCGTATTTCACGACTTAAAGAGATTTCACTAAAAGGGGTAGTATACCTG
The nucleotide sequence above comes from Haliotis asinina isolate JCU_RB_2024 chromosome 5, JCU_Hal_asi_v2, whole genome shotgun sequence. Encoded proteins:
- the LOC137285013 gene encoding E3 ubiquitin-protein ligase XIAP-like isoform X1 — its product is MESSSGTDMSFEMFRVASFGQNPLKPVTSIEGISNFAPIPSSLMLSKAGFYRDASSDGDEVRCFSCGLVMENWSAYYGESPFAVHLCRSPECPFLSCQSVDDTSAETDVSSPYSTRSLPPLSPELFLTSAESTIVRRQLFPEDDNVRTNDNSLTNAQVQSMIKLPFIPKFGSNSMLFECKRYATFAAKPCLKAKELASSGFVMLTDDKIGCVFCGEQTTCPTECTTPVNDIHRALNPNCPFFRGFDVSNVSCGLEESMNRDSEHSDSIISSDSDGDNTTSSSVPHMFHNPFFEDFTVRKETFKDWPPQMKPTAQQLTEAGFYYSGTFDKVTCFTCGCSVSKWQTDADALVQHAKHSPSCLYLQQLPQYHDIKQLAMETQEMTSCEMPTEEGPVSNESPVKLPFPFKPTVDPSILTNCQAALSSQFGFQVELQVIREAICEFYAIFNSYPNYDLLVGWMLTTRKEFQLMREMRSNIHSQGVTLGIKDQQIHEHRQQIHEHRQQIHEHRQQIHEHRQQIHEHRQQIHEHRQQIHHKDQQIHHKDQQIHHKDQQIHHKDQQIHHKDQQLEELSSKDEEISQLRLRLNLQNQQISQITQQKNRLIMNKNELLQVQSGRIDQLEDDNIRMQNLIMQLRRELQASTSRRG
- the LOC137285013 gene encoding E3 ubiquitin-protein ligase XIAP-like isoform X2; translation: MESSSGTDMSFEMFRVASFGQNPLKPVTSIEGISNFAPIPSSLMLSKAGFYRDASSDGDEVRCFSCGLVMENWSAYYGESPFAVHLCRSPECPFLSCQSVDDTSAETDVSSPYSTRSLPPLSPELFLTSAESTIVRRQLFPEDDNVRTNDNSLTNAQVQSMIKLPFIPKFGSNSMLFECKRYATFAAKPCLKAKELASSGFVMLTDDKIGCVFCGEQTTCPTECTTPVNDIHRALNPNCPFFRGFDVSNVSCGLEESMNRDSEHSDSIISSDSDGDNTTSSSVPHMFHNPFFEDFTVRKETFKDWPPQMKPTAQQLTEAGFYYSGTFDKVTCFTCGCSVSKWQTDADALVQHAKHSPSCLYLQQLPQYHDIKQLAMETQEMTSCEMPTEEGPVSNESPVKLPFPFKPTVDPSILTNCQAALSNSYPNYDLLVGWMLTTRKEFQLMREMRSNIHSQGVTLGIKDQQIHEHRQQIHEHRQQIHEHRQQIHEHRQQIHEHRQQIHEHRQQIHHKDQQIHHKDQQIHHKDQQIHHKDQQIHHKDQQLEELSSKDEEISQLRLRLNLQNQQISQITQQKNRLIMNKNELLQVQSGRIDQLEDDNIRMQNLIMQLRRELQASTSRRG